The following coding sequences lie in one Mycobacterium gordonae genomic window:
- a CDS encoding type I polyketide synthase produces the protein MSIPDNAIAVVGMAGRFPGAKNVSAFWDNLRRGKESIVTLSEQQLRDAGISDKALANPAYVRRAPIVDGVDEFDADFFGFPPLVARSLDPQHRLFLQCAWHALEDAGVDPARYDGSIGVYGTSSPSGYLLHNLLSHQDPNAVLAEGLNWDQLSMFLQNDKDFLATRISHQFNLRGPSLAVQTACSSSLVAVHLACMSLLSGECDMALAGGVSLCVPHHVGYWHSPGQMLSAVGHCRPFDVRADGTVFGSGVGLVVLKPLQAALDAGDRIHAVIRGSAINNDGSAKMGFAAPSASAQADCIAEAHAVSDVDASTITYVETHGTGTPLGDPIEIQGLRTAFEASEEPRSAPCVIGSVKSNIGHLEVAAGIAALIKTILCLKNKAIPATLHYTSPNPELHLDQTPFTVQSRYGAWESDVVRRAGVSSFGIGGTNAHVVLEEAPEAPVAEPAGPQVLLLSARTTDALGEARTALATTLERPNAPGLADVAHTLAGRRRHHVTMAAVAADRAQAITLLRAAEHDNVFVGESPADDHTATTDQVVFMFPGQGAQHPGMAKGLYDTEPVFAEHFDACATAFQAEMGLDLHAAIYPTSQGTAADLERIDRSQPALFTVEYALAKLVDSYGVRAGSYIGYSTGEYIAATLAGVFDLQTAVKIVSLRARLMHESPPGAMVAVALSPADVAQHLVPGAEVSAVNDPGNCVVAGPKDAIRAFSQRLGEHGVPVRRVRATHAFHTSQMDGMLDEFREFLSLQQLKTPDTRLLSNLTGTWLTDEQATDPDTWTRQISSTIRFADELDAVLAAPNRILVEVGPGGSLTGSAIRHPRWSGGNRSVRLMRHPIQQADDRDTFLRALGELWSAGVDVDFSPRHPAGAHIVSLPGYPFERQKHWIDPKPTVWEPAPASSNGVSAGTHTEAAVEATGPSQTGVTLQRVWQQCLGVPSIDPTANFFDLGGDSLMAISIAMTASNEGLSITPQDLYEHPTLASLTAAVDAAFAASGLAKPPAPEANPAILPNTTYFLEHGLHDGGRWRVPLILSLDPTVSPDDIRTVLTAVCNHHDALRLQLVDNAGVWEQHVGPRGDFTAVTTRSLPEGTEPAAVLAEVIAEHDDSTAPLIAVHITGNSGGRNYLGLGVHAMVADTASHQILGSDIVMAFGQRLAGGEITLEPAVTGWREWSQRMAALATHPAALDTRSFWTDNAAKVTRWLAEPKTTPPTAANLAKLSGALDVEQTSELDDARRRFRRSIQEILLAALGRTIAQTVGEGVVAVELEGEGRSVLRPDVDLRRTAGWCTTYYPVPLACAAGAGSAVIEQLDDLHKTLKAVPHYGIGYGLLRYLYAPTGRAFGAQRTPDIHFRYAGTIPELPPVDAPVRFDSDVTMPVRATIPGLGHALEVRVFRFAGVTHLDWWYDTRRIAAETVQGLAQTFPQALRELIQEGIAAEQLESEMAGVTEAGALVDLSSLD, from the coding sequence ATGAGCATTCCCGACAACGCGATTGCGGTGGTCGGCATGGCCGGCAGGTTCCCCGGCGCCAAGAATGTCTCGGCATTCTGGGACAACCTGCGGCGCGGCAAGGAATCCATCGTCACGCTGTCCGAGCAGCAGCTCCGGGACGCCGGGATCAGCGACAAGGCGTTGGCGAATCCGGCGTACGTCCGGCGCGCCCCGATCGTCGACGGTGTCGACGAGTTCGACGCCGACTTCTTCGGGTTCCCGCCGCTGGTCGCCCGGTCGCTGGACCCGCAACACCGGTTGTTCCTGCAGTGTGCCTGGCACGCGCTCGAAGACGCCGGCGTCGATCCGGCCCGGTATGACGGTTCCATCGGCGTGTACGGGACCAGCTCGCCCAGTGGCTATCTGCTGCACAATCTGCTGTCGCACCAGGACCCGAACGCCGTGCTGGCGGAGGGTCTGAACTGGGATCAGCTCAGCATGTTCCTGCAGAACGACAAGGACTTCCTGGCCACCCGCATCTCGCACCAGTTCAATCTGCGCGGCCCCAGCCTCGCCGTCCAGACTGCGTGCTCGTCGTCACTGGTGGCGGTACACCTGGCCTGCATGAGCCTGCTCTCCGGCGAATGCGACATGGCGCTGGCCGGCGGTGTATCTCTGTGCGTCCCACACCATGTCGGGTACTGGCATTCGCCGGGCCAGATGCTCTCGGCGGTCGGCCACTGCCGGCCCTTCGACGTGCGCGCCGACGGCACCGTCTTCGGCAGCGGTGTCGGCCTGGTGGTGCTCAAGCCGCTGCAGGCCGCCCTCGATGCCGGTGACCGGATCCATGCCGTCATCCGCGGGTCGGCGATCAACAACGACGGTTCGGCGAAAATGGGCTTCGCGGCGCCCAGCGCGTCCGCGCAGGCCGACTGCATCGCCGAGGCCCACGCCGTCTCCGACGTCGACGCCTCGACCATCACCTACGTCGAAACGCACGGCACCGGAACCCCGTTGGGCGACCCGATCGAAATACAAGGGCTGCGAACGGCATTCGAAGCCTCCGAGGAACCGCGGTCGGCGCCGTGTGTAATCGGCTCGGTCAAGTCCAACATCGGCCACCTCGAGGTCGCCGCCGGGATCGCCGCGCTCATCAAGACCATCCTGTGCCTGAAGAACAAGGCGATTCCCGCGACGCTGCACTACACCAGCCCCAATCCGGAGCTGCATCTCGACCAGACCCCGTTCACCGTGCAAAGCCGTTACGGCGCATGGGAGTCCGACGTGGTGCGCCGCGCCGGGGTGAGCTCGTTCGGGATCGGCGGGACCAACGCGCATGTCGTGCTCGAGGAAGCCCCGGAGGCGCCGGTGGCCGAGCCCGCCGGCCCGCAGGTGCTGTTGCTCTCGGCGCGCACCACCGACGCCCTCGGCGAGGCGCGCACCGCGCTGGCCACCACGCTGGAACGTCCGAACGCCCCGGGCCTGGCCGACGTCGCGCACACGCTGGCCGGCCGCCGCAGACACCACGTCACCATGGCCGCCGTCGCCGCCGACCGGGCACAGGCGATCACGCTGCTGCGCGCCGCCGAGCACGACAACGTCTTCGTCGGCGAATCCCCGGCCGACGATCACACCGCAACCACCGACCAGGTCGTGTTCATGTTCCCCGGTCAGGGCGCCCAGCACCCCGGCATGGCCAAGGGGTTGTACGACACCGAGCCGGTTTTCGCCGAACACTTCGACGCGTGCGCCACCGCCTTCCAGGCGGAAATGGGCCTGGATCTGCATGCGGCGATCTACCCGACTTCCCAAGGAACCGCCGCCGATCTAGAGCGCATCGACCGCTCCCAACCAGCGCTGTTCACCGTGGAATACGCGCTGGCCAAGCTCGTCGACAGCTACGGCGTGCGCGCCGGCTCCTACATCGGTTACAGCACAGGCGAATACATCGCGGCCACCCTGGCCGGCGTTTTCGACCTACAGACCGCGGTCAAGATTGTGTCGCTTCGGGCCCGGCTGATGCACGAGTCCCCGCCCGGCGCGATGGTCGCCGTCGCGCTCAGCCCCGCCGACGTCGCGCAGCACCTGGTGCCCGGGGCAGAAGTGTCCGCGGTCAACGACCCCGGCAACTGTGTGGTCGCCGGGCCCAAGGACGCCATCCGCGCATTCAGCCAGCGGCTGGGCGAGCATGGCGTCCCGGTGCGACGGGTGCGCGCCACCCACGCCTTTCACACCAGCCAGATGGACGGGATGCTGGATGAATTCCGGGAATTCCTGTCCCTCCAGCAGCTGAAGACCCCCGACACCCGACTGCTGAGCAACCTCACCGGAACCTGGCTGACCGACGAGCAGGCCACCGACCCCGACACCTGGACTCGCCAGATCAGTTCCACCATCCGCTTCGCCGACGAACTCGACGCGGTGCTGGCCGCCCCGAACCGGATCCTGGTCGAGGTCGGCCCCGGCGGCAGCCTGACCGGCTCGGCGATTCGGCACCCCAGGTGGTCGGGCGGCAACCGCTCCGTTCGGCTCATGCGGCACCCCATTCAACAGGCCGACGACCGCGACACCTTCCTGCGCGCACTGGGCGAACTGTGGTCAGCGGGCGTCGACGTGGACTTCTCGCCCAGGCATCCGGCCGGCGCCCACATCGTCTCGCTGCCCGGCTATCCGTTTGAACGGCAAAAGCATTGGATCGATCCCAAGCCCACCGTCTGGGAGCCGGCACCGGCGTCCAGCAACGGCGTCTCGGCCGGCACCCACACCGAAGCCGCCGTCGAGGCCACGGGGCCGTCGCAGACCGGCGTCACCCTGCAACGCGTCTGGCAGCAGTGCCTCGGGGTGCCCTCGATCGACCCGACTGCCAACTTCTTCGACCTCGGCGGTGACTCGTTGATGGCGATCAGCATCGCGATGACCGCCTCCAACGAAGGTTTGAGCATCACCCCGCAGGACCTCTACGAGCACCCGACTTTGGCCTCGCTCACCGCCGCCGTGGATGCCGCTTTCGCGGCCAGCGGGCTGGCCAAACCGCCAGCGCCCGAAGCGAATCCGGCGATACTCCCGAACACCACGTACTTCCTCGAGCACGGACTGCACGACGGCGGCCGCTGGCGGGTGCCGCTGATCCTCAGCTTGGACCCGACGGTGAGCCCGGACGACATCCGCACGGTGCTGACCGCGGTCTGCAACCATCACGACGCGTTGCGGTTGCAGCTGGTCGACAACGCCGGCGTCTGGGAACAGCACGTCGGCCCGCGTGGTGATTTCACCGCCGTGACGACCCGGTCGCTGCCCGAGGGCACCGAACCGGCCGCAGTGCTGGCCGAAGTGATTGCCGAGCATGATGATTCCACCGCGCCGCTGATCGCCGTCCACATCACCGGCAACTCCGGCGGCCGGAACTATCTCGGGCTCGGCGTGCACGCCATGGTTGCCGACACCGCCTCCCACCAGATTTTGGGCAGCGACATCGTCATGGCGTTCGGTCAGCGGCTGGCGGGCGGCGAGATCACCCTGGAACCGGCCGTCACCGGCTGGCGGGAATGGTCGCAGCGGATGGCCGCGCTCGCCACCCATCCGGCGGCGCTGGACACCCGGTCCTTCTGGACCGACAACGCGGCCAAGGTGACCCGCTGGTTGGCGGAGCCGAAGACGACGCCGCCTACCGCCGCCAATCTGGCCAAACTGTCCGGTGCACTTGACGTCGAGCAGACGTCCGAACTCGACGACGCGCGCCGCCGATTCCGGCGCTCGATCCAGGAGATCCTGCTGGCCGCGCTGGGCCGCACCATCGCCCAGACGGTCGGCGAGGGGGTGGTGGCCGTCGAACTCGAGGGCGAGGGCCGCTCGGTGCTGCGACCGGACGTCGACCTGCGCCGCACCGCCGGTTGGTGCACAACGTATTACCCGGTGCCGCTGGCCTGCGCGGCCGGTGCGGGCTCCGCGGTGATCGAGCAACTGGACGACCTGCACAAGACCCTGAAAGCCGTGCCGCACTACGGAATCGGCTACGGGTTGCTGCGGTACCTCTACGCGCCCACCGGACGCGCCTTCGGTGCGCAGCGTACCCCCGACATTCACTTCCGTTATGCCGGAACGATTCCCGAGCTGCCGCCGGTCGACGCACCGGTGCGCTTCGATTCCGACGTCACGATGCCGGTGCGCGCGACCATCCCAGGGCTGGGCCACGCTCTCGAGGTGCGGGTGTTCCGGTTCGCCGGCGTGACACATCTCGACTGGTGGTACGACACCCGGCGGATTGCGGCGGAGACGGTGCAGGGGCTGGCTCAGACCTTCCCGCAGGCGCTGCGCGAGTTGATCCAGGAAGGTATCGCCGCCGAGCAACTGGAGAGCGAGATGGCCGGAGTGACCGAAGCGGGTGCCCTGGTGGACCTGTCGAGCCTTGACTGA
- a CDS encoding type I polyketide synthase yields MTSLAERAAQMSPKAREVLARELVRAGTAFPTDVAEPIAVIGMGCRLPGKVNGPQDFWQLLLDGRDTIAEVPADRWDGDAFYDPDPETPGKMTTKWGGFIDDVAGFDAEFFGITPREAAAMDPQHRVLLEVAWESLEHAGLAPDSLNGSRTAAIMGLSTWDYTIVNIERRAEIDAYLSTGTPHAAAVGRIAYLLGLRGPAVAVDTACSSSLVAVHLACQSLRLRESDVALAGGVQLALSPFAAIAVSKWSALSPSGRSKAFDAMADGFTRGEGCGVVVLKRLSDATRDGDRVLALIRGSAINQDGRSNGMTAPNALAQRDVITTALKQADVTAESVHYVEAHGTGTILGDPIEFESLSATYGRGQGRCALGAVKTNLGHLEAAAGVAGLIKAILAVQHAYIPRNLHFTRWNPAIDASSTRLFVPTEGTSWPAGSSPRRAAVSSFGLSGTNSHVVIEQAPNVVVAQPGTDPQVSTLMVSGKTPQRSAAAAGTLADWMEGPGADVPLADIAHTLRHHRARHPKVGTVIARDRAQAIAGLRALAAGKPAPGVVGPRAGSPGGGTAFVYSGRGSQWAGMGRRLLADEPAFAAAVDDLEPDFVAQGSFSLREVLANGTELVGIEQIQLGLIGMQLALTQLWRSYGVEPDLVIGHSMGEVAAAVVAGALTPAEGLRVTATRARLMAPLSGQGAMALLELDAAATEALIADYPQVTLGIYNSPRQTVISGPTEQIEELITRVRARDRFASRVNIEVAPHNPAMDALQPAMRAELADLAPRTPTIPIISTTYEDLASTPVFDAEHWAVNMRNPVRFQQAVTAAAEQHHTFVEISAHPLLTHAVTETLDESGYHGAFISAGTLHRDADDTVTFRTHLAQVAHNPPTATGGRLADLPTTAWQHEQFWVQDRSSMADLVMNHPLLGVHVEVPSSRDHVWQADVGTDVSGWLADHRVFGQSIMPAAGYAEIVLAAASEGLGVPTDSVSINQLEVEQMLTLDKHTQLTTQLIRNGDSKIRIEVQSRAPGGEWTRHALAKVEATQAGPGPVPATGQARTSIAPADFYSLLRQTGLHYGPAFAGLTRIDRLSDGSVETEITLPDEAPRHPGYRIHPALLDAALQSLAAAMPDDGTTESSYLPVSFESLRVYANPGRHARCRATLTSLDAAGTGKLGRIVLMDAAGNVTAEINDIFLRSVERRSVPLPLGQKIFEAAWVDQPLPAETAAPVPGSWLVLATQTSRAAAEAFAVGWRSDDHRVLTADLDDEPAMLAAFADAAGDPEHPPAGVVVFAGDASEVTKARDLVWSISTVVRAIVGGWHGEPPRLWLVSRQGLVVDEGEAGQPAIGALKGLIRVLAYEHPELRATLVDLDSEADLDSDAGALTAELGAPDAELLTTVIAHRGEHRYVEQLTRATLGDAQRTPVVRAGASYVVTGGLGGLGLVVARWLVDGGAGRVVLNGRSEPGEEQRRMLAELESRAEIAVVLGDIAAPGVAERLIAAAEDGNRALRGILHSAAVIDDALLYSMTKDSLDRVWAPKAIGAQRLHQASAGRELDWWVGFSSTASLLGAPGQGAYACANAWLDALVSARTAAGLPAAVINWGPWSDVGMARTLASSVLDPITPAEGLAAMESLLAGNRSHTGVARLRADRALIAFPEIRGHDFFSAVVRELEAAGGGDDWAGPDSLRDLEPAEAARVMTDLLRSRIAAVMGYADKSAVDPGLPLLDLGMDSLMAVRIRNTARADFGAEPPVALLLQGATLHDLTADLMRQLGLSQPEPASEPGTTVRGRAQQRAAARQGAAMRRRSRPELHGGSNQ; encoded by the coding sequence GGATTCATCGACGACGTCGCGGGATTCGACGCGGAGTTCTTCGGCATCACCCCCCGCGAGGCGGCCGCCATGGATCCCCAGCACCGGGTGCTGCTGGAAGTGGCCTGGGAGTCACTCGAACACGCCGGGCTGGCGCCGGATTCGCTGAACGGCAGCCGCACCGCCGCCATCATGGGCCTGTCGACGTGGGACTACACGATCGTCAACATCGAGCGTCGCGCCGAAATCGACGCCTACCTGTCCACCGGCACCCCGCACGCCGCCGCCGTGGGCCGCATCGCCTACCTGCTCGGTCTGCGCGGCCCGGCGGTGGCGGTGGACACCGCGTGTTCCTCGTCGCTGGTGGCGGTGCACCTGGCCTGCCAGTCGCTGCGACTGCGGGAAAGCGACGTGGCGCTGGCGGGTGGGGTACAGCTCGCGCTGTCGCCGTTCGCCGCGATCGCGGTGTCGAAGTGGTCGGCGCTATCGCCGAGCGGCCGCTCAAAAGCCTTCGACGCCATGGCCGATGGCTTCACCCGCGGCGAGGGCTGCGGCGTGGTGGTGCTCAAACGTTTGTCCGACGCCACCCGCGACGGCGACCGGGTCCTGGCGCTGATCCGCGGCTCGGCGATCAACCAGGACGGCCGGTCCAACGGCATGACCGCCCCCAACGCCCTGGCGCAGCGCGACGTCATCACCACCGCGCTGAAGCAGGCCGACGTGACCGCCGAAAGCGTGCACTACGTCGAAGCGCACGGCACCGGAACCATTCTGGGTGACCCGATCGAATTCGAGTCACTGTCGGCCACTTACGGACGGGGCCAGGGCCGGTGCGCGCTCGGGGCGGTGAAGACCAACCTCGGCCACCTCGAAGCGGCGGCCGGTGTCGCCGGGCTGATCAAGGCGATTCTGGCGGTGCAGCACGCCTACATTCCCCGCAACCTGCACTTCACCCGCTGGAACCCGGCCATCGACGCGTCGTCGACCCGGCTGTTCGTGCCGACGGAGGGCACTTCGTGGCCTGCGGGCTCGAGTCCGCGTCGTGCGGCGGTCTCCTCGTTCGGCCTCAGCGGGACCAACTCCCATGTGGTGATCGAGCAGGCGCCCAATGTGGTTGTGGCCCAGCCTGGCACCGATCCGCAGGTGTCGACACTGATGGTCTCGGGCAAGACGCCGCAACGGTCGGCCGCCGCGGCGGGCACCCTCGCGGACTGGATGGAGGGGCCCGGCGCCGACGTGCCGCTGGCCGACATCGCACACACGCTCCGCCATCATCGTGCCCGGCACCCCAAAGTCGGCACCGTGATCGCGCGCGACCGGGCACAGGCCATTGCGGGGCTGCGTGCGCTGGCCGCCGGCAAGCCGGCACCGGGCGTGGTCGGTCCCCGTGCCGGATCGCCCGGCGGCGGAACCGCGTTCGTCTATTCCGGGCGCGGCTCGCAGTGGGCGGGCATGGGTCGCCGGTTGTTGGCCGACGAGCCCGCATTCGCGGCGGCCGTCGACGATCTCGAGCCCGATTTCGTTGCCCAGGGCAGCTTCTCGCTGCGTGAGGTGCTGGCCAACGGCACCGAGTTGGTGGGTATCGAGCAGATTCAGTTGGGTCTGATCGGCATGCAGTTGGCGCTGACGCAGTTGTGGCGTTCCTACGGGGTGGAGCCCGACCTGGTGATCGGGCACTCGATGGGCGAGGTGGCCGCAGCCGTGGTCGCCGGAGCACTGACCCCCGCCGAAGGGCTGCGGGTCACCGCCACCCGGGCCCGCCTGATGGCGCCGCTGTCCGGGCAGGGCGCGATGGCGTTGCTGGAGCTCGACGCCGCGGCCACCGAGGCGCTGATCGCCGACTACCCGCAGGTCACCCTGGGTATCTACAACTCACCGCGCCAGACCGTGATCTCCGGGCCCACCGAGCAGATCGAGGAACTGATCACCCGCGTGCGCGCCCGGGACCGGTTCGCCAGCCGGGTCAACATCGAAGTGGCCCCGCACAATCCGGCCATGGACGCGCTGCAGCCGGCGATGCGCGCCGAACTGGCCGACCTGGCACCGCGCACCCCGACCATCCCGATCATTTCGACCACATACGAAGACCTGGCCAGCACACCGGTTTTCGATGCGGAGCACTGGGCGGTCAACATGCGCAACCCGGTGCGCTTCCAGCAGGCCGTCACCGCAGCGGCCGAGCAGCACCACACGTTCGTCGAGATCAGTGCCCACCCCCTGCTCACCCATGCCGTCACCGAAACCCTGGACGAGAGCGGGTACCACGGCGCCTTCATCAGCGCGGGAACGCTGCACCGCGATGCCGACGACACCGTGACCTTCCGCACCCATCTCGCGCAGGTCGCCCACAACCCACCGACCGCCACCGGTGGCCGGCTGGCCGACCTTCCCACCACAGCGTGGCAGCACGAGCAGTTCTGGGTGCAGGACCGGTCCTCGATGGCCGACCTGGTCATGAATCACCCGCTCCTGGGTGTGCACGTCGAGGTGCCGTCCAGCCGCGATCACGTGTGGCAGGCCGACGTCGGCACCGACGTCTCCGGCTGGCTCGCCGACCATCGCGTGTTCGGGCAGTCCATCATGCCGGCCGCGGGCTACGCCGAAATCGTCTTGGCGGCGGCCAGTGAAGGACTGGGCGTGCCAACCGACAGCGTGTCGATCAACCAACTCGAGGTCGAGCAGATGCTCACCCTGGATAAGCACACGCAACTGACCACCCAGTTGATCCGCAACGGCGACAGCAAGATTCGTATCGAGGTCCAATCCCGTGCACCCGGCGGCGAGTGGACGCGCCACGCGCTGGCCAAGGTGGAGGCGACGCAGGCCGGCCCGGGACCCGTGCCTGCCACCGGACAAGCTCGGACGTCGATCGCACCCGCCGACTTCTACTCGCTACTGCGCCAGACGGGTCTGCACTACGGCCCGGCGTTCGCCGGCCTGACCCGCATCGACCGGTTGTCGGACGGCTCGGTGGAAACCGAGATCACCCTGCCCGACGAGGCCCCCCGGCACCCCGGCTATCGCATTCATCCCGCCCTGCTGGACGCCGCGCTGCAGAGCCTGGCTGCTGCCATGCCGGACGACGGAACCACCGAGTCCAGTTATCTGCCGGTCTCTTTCGAGAGCCTGCGGGTATACGCCAACCCCGGTCGTCATGCCCGGTGCCGCGCGACGCTCACCAGCCTGGACGCCGCCGGTACCGGCAAGCTCGGCCGGATCGTGCTGATGGACGCGGCCGGTAATGTCACCGCCGAGATCAACGACATCTTCCTGCGCTCGGTCGAGCGGCGCAGCGTGCCGCTGCCGTTGGGGCAGAAGATCTTCGAAGCGGCGTGGGTGGATCAACCGCTGCCCGCCGAAACCGCTGCGCCGGTGCCGGGCAGCTGGCTGGTGCTGGCGACCCAGACCAGCCGGGCCGCCGCCGAGGCGTTCGCGGTCGGCTGGCGATCCGACGATCACCGGGTGCTCACGGCCGATCTCGACGACGAACCGGCCATGCTGGCCGCATTCGCCGACGCCGCGGGCGACCCCGAACATCCGCCCGCCGGTGTGGTCGTGTTCGCCGGGGACGCATCCGAGGTGACCAAGGCACGCGATCTGGTGTGGTCGATCAGCACCGTGGTCCGTGCGATCGTCGGCGGCTGGCACGGCGAACCGCCGCGGCTGTGGCTGGTCAGCCGGCAAGGTCTGGTGGTCGACGAGGGCGAGGCGGGGCAGCCCGCGATCGGTGCGCTCAAGGGTCTGATCCGGGTGCTGGCCTACGAGCATCCCGAGTTGCGGGCCACCCTGGTTGATTTGGATTCCGAGGCCGATCTCGACTCCGACGCCGGCGCGTTGACGGCCGAACTCGGCGCGCCCGACGCCGAGCTGCTGACCACCGTCATCGCCCACCGCGGCGAGCACCGCTACGTCGAGCAGCTCACCCGGGCCACACTCGGTGACGCCCAGCGCACTCCGGTGGTGCGCGCCGGTGCCAGCTACGTCGTCACCGGCGGCCTCGGCGGCCTGGGTCTGGTGGTGGCGCGCTGGCTGGTGGACGGTGGTGCGGGCCGGGTGGTCCTCAACGGCCGCAGCGAACCCGGCGAGGAACAACGCCGGATGCTGGCCGAATTGGAGAGCCGCGCCGAAATCGCCGTCGTCCTCGGCGACATCGCCGCTCCCGGTGTGGCCGAACGACTGATCGCGGCGGCCGAGGACGGCAACCGCGCACTGCGCGGCATCCTGCACTCGGCCGCCGTCATCGACGACGCCCTGCTGTATTCCATGACCAAGGACAGTCTCGACCGGGTCTGGGCACCGAAAGCCATTGGTGCGCAGCGGCTGCACCAGGCCAGCGCCGGCCGCGAGCTGGACTGGTGGGTCGGCTTCTCCTCCACCGCCTCGCTGCTGGGCGCGCCCGGACAAGGCGCCTACGCATGCGCGAACGCGTGGCTGGACGCCCTGGTCTCCGCGCGCACCGCGGCCGGACTGCCCGCAGCGGTGATCAACTGGGGTCCGTGGTCGGACGTGGGCATGGCCCGCACGCTGGCCAGCAGCGTGCTGGACCCGATCACTCCTGCCGAGGGGCTCGCGGCCATGGAGTCGTTGTTGGCCGGCAACCGCAGCCACACCGGTGTGGCGCGGTTGCGTGCCGACCGGGCCCTGATCGCCTTCCCCGAGATCCGCGGCCACGACTTCTTCTCCGCCGTGGTGCGGGAGCTGGAAGCCGCTGGGGGCGGCGACGACTGGGCTGGCCCCGACTCGCTGCGCGACCTGGAACCGGCCGAGGCGGCGCGCGTCATGACCGACCTGTTGCGCTCGCGGATCGCGGCTGTGATGGGGTATGCGGACAAGTCCGCTGTCGACCCGGGCCTGCCCCTGCTCGACCTCGGTATGGATTCGCTGATGGCGGTGCGGATCCGCAACACCGCCCGTGCCGACTTCGGCGCCGAGCCGCCGGTGGCGTTGCTGCTGCAGGGCGCGACGCTGCACGACCTGACCGCAGACCTGATGCGTCAACTCGGGCTCTCGCAACCCGAACCGGCATCCGAACCGGGTACCACGGTCCGCGGCCGCGCACAGCAGCGCGCGGCTGCGCGACAAGGAGCCGCGATGCGGCGACGGAGCCGACCGGAACTACATGGAGGATCGAACCAATGA
- a CDS encoding ATP-binding cassette domain-containing protein, which yields MSTDAAVVVKGVGKTFGTRSGQVVALDDVSFEVGRGEVIGLLGPNGAGKTTMVDILSTLTRPTTGSASVAGHDVVSDPAGVRRSIMLTGQQVALDDMLSGEQNLVMFGRLYGLGKSAARRRAAELLEQFDLVQAARRRVSTYSGGMRRRIDIACGLVVQPLVAFLDEPTTGLDPRSRQAIWDLVSNFKKLGIATLLTTQYLEEADALSDRIILIDRGTIIAEGTANELKHRAGGTFCEIVPRDVKELPSMVAALGPLLPEHQRAMLTAESDRIIMPAADGTGTLIEAVRLLNAADIEPADIALRRPSLDDVFLSMTADPSESRALSHLTAEAVR from the coding sequence ATGTCAACTGACGCAGCGGTTGTCGTCAAGGGGGTCGGCAAGACGTTCGGCACCCGGTCGGGGCAGGTGGTGGCCCTCGACGACGTCAGTTTCGAGGTCGGTCGCGGCGAAGTGATCGGGCTGCTCGGCCCCAACGGAGCCGGCAAGACCACCATGGTGGACATCCTGTCCACGCTGACCAGGCCCACCACCGGCTCGGCGAGCGTGGCCGGCCACGACGTCGTCTCCGACCCGGCCGGCGTGCGCCGATCCATCATGCTCACAGGGCAGCAGGTCGCCCTCGACGATATGCTCTCCGGCGAGCAGAACCTGGTCATGTTCGGCCGTCTCTACGGGCTCGGCAAGTCCGCCGCCCGGCGCCGCGCCGCCGAACTGCTCGAACAGTTCGACCTGGTGCAAGCCGCCAGACGGCGGGTGAGCACCTACTCGGGCGGCATGCGCCGCCGCATCGACATCGCCTGCGGACTGGTGGTGCAACCGCTGGTGGCGTTTCTGGACGAACCCACCACCGGGCTGGATCCCCGCAGCCGCCAAGCCATCTGGGACCTGGTGAGCAATTTCAAGAAGCTGGGTATCGCCACGCTGCTCACCACGCAATACCTCGAAGAGGCCGATGCGCTCAGCGACCGCATCATCCTGATCGACCGGGGCACCATCATCGCCGAAGGCACCGCCAACGAACTCAAGCACCGCGCCGGCGGGACGTTCTGCGAAATCGTGCCACGTGACGTCAAGGAGTTGCCGTCCATGGTCGCCGCGCTGGGTCCGCTGCTGCCCGAACATCAACGGGCCATGCTGACCGCGGAGTCCGACCGGATCATCATGCCGGCCGCTGACGGCACCGGCACGCTGATCGAAGCGGTGCGCCTGCTCAATGCCGCCGACATCGAACCGGCGGACATCGCGTTGCGCCGGCCATCGCTGGACGACGTATTCCTCTCCATGACAGCCGATCCCAGCGAGTCCCGGGCACTGAGCCACCTCACCGCCGAGGCGGTGCGGTGA